The Glycine max cultivar Williams 82 chromosome 12, Glycine_max_v4.0, whole genome shotgun sequence genome window below encodes:
- the LOC100806492 gene encoding pentatricopeptide repeat-containing protein At3g24000, mitochondrial: protein MNTAKKLPLHYFYASLSCGVPHRIRLSKHCRKLTTLTLVQAPPTTHFETCAKEKEPLNYGTHWHPNPQVSCFPQKGFSIITDFIVGKALHAFCVKGVIHLGTFQANTLISMYSKFGSIEHAQHVFDKMPERNEASWNNLMSGFVRVGWYQKAMQFFCHMLEHGVRPSSYVAASLVTACDRSGCMTEGAFQVHAHVIKCGLACDVFVGTSLLHFYGTFGWVAEVDMVFKEIEEPNIVSWTSLMVGYAYNGCVKEVMSVYRRLRRDGVYCNENAMATVIRSCGVLVDKMLGYQVLGSVIKSGLDTTVSVANSLISMFGNCDSIEEASCVFDDMKERDTISWNSIITASVHNGHCEKSLEYFSQMRYTHAKTDYITISALLPVCGSAQNLRWGRGLHGMVVKSGLESNVCVCNSLLSMYSQAGKSEDAEFVFHKMRERDLISWNSMMASHVDNGNYPRALELLIEMLQTRKATNYVTFTTALSACYNLETLKIVHAFVILLGLHHNLIIGNALVTMYGKFGSMAAAQRVCKIMPDRDEVTWNALIGGHADNKEPNAAIEAFNLLREEGVPVNYITIVNLLSAFLSPDDLLDHGMPIHAHIVVAGFELETFVQSSLITMYAQCGDLNTSNYIFDVLANKNSSTWNAILSANAHYGPGEEALKLIIKMRNDGIHLDQFSFSVAHAIIGNLTLLDEGQQLHSLIIKHGFESNDYVLNATMDMYGKCGEIDDVFRILPQPRSRSQRSWNILISALARHGFFQQAREAFHEMLDLGLRPDHVTFVSLLSACSHGGLVDEGLAYFSSMSTKFGVPTGIEHCVCIIDLLGRAGKLTEAENFINKMPVPPTDLVWRSLLAACKIHGNLELARKAADRLFELDSSDDSAYVLYSNVCASTRRWRDVENVRKQMESHNIKKKPACSWVKLKNQVTTFGMGDQYHPQNAEIYAKLEELKKIIREAGYMPDTSYSLQDTDEEQKEHNLWNHSERIALAFGLINSSEGSPLRIFKNLRVCGDCHSVFKMVSQIIGRKIILRDAYRFHHFSSGKCSCSDYW, encoded by the coding sequence ATGAATACTGCAAAAAAATTGCCTTTGCACTACTTCTACGCAAGTTTGTCATGTGGGGTGCCTCATCGGATTCGATTATCAAAGCATTGCCGAAAGCTAACTACTCTTACGCTTGTGCAAGCCCCACCCACTACACACTTCGAAACATgcgcaaaagaaaaagaaccttTGAACTATGGTACCCATTGGCACCCCAACCCCCAAGTTTCATGCTTTCCTCAAAAGGGTTTTTCAATAATCACAGACTTCATTGTTGGGAAGGCACTGCACGCCTTTTGCGTGAAGGGTGTCATTCACCTAGGCACATTCCAGGCAAACACCTTGATCAGCATGTACTCTAAGTTTGGCAGCATCGAGCATGCACAACACGTGTTTGATAAAATGCCTGAGAGAAACGAAGCTTCTTGGAATAACTTGATGTCGGGGTTTGTTCGAGTGGGGTGGTATCAAAAAGCAATGCAATTCTTCTGCCACATGCTTGAACATGGTGTCAGGCCAAGCAGTTATGTGGCTGCTAGTTTGGTTACCGCGTGTGATAGGTCAGGGTGCATGACTGAAGGGGCATTTCAGGTTCATGCCCATGTGATCAAATGCGGTTTGGCATGTGATGTATTTGTTGGGACGAGTTTGCTTCACTTTTATGGTACGTTTGGTTGGGTTGCTGaggttgacatggtctttaagGAGATTGAGGAACCTAATATAGTGTCTTGGACTTCTTTGATGGTTGGTTATGCTTATAATGGGTGTGTAAAGGAGGTTATGAGTGTTTATCGGCGTTTGAGGCGTGATGGGGTGTACTGTAATGAAAATGCAATGGCTACGGTTATTAGGTCTTGTGGGGTGCTTGTAGATAAAATGTTGGGTTATCAGGTGCTTGGTAGTGTGATCAAATCTGGATTGGATACTACTGTGTCTGTGGCAAACTCCCTTATTTCCATGTTTGGTAATTGTGATAGCATAGAGGAGGCATCTTGTGTGTTTGATGACATGAAGGAACGTGACACTATTTCGTGGAATTCAATAATTACTGCAAGTGTACATAATGGTCATTGTGAAAAATCTCTAGAATACTTTTCTCAGATGCGTTATACTCATGCAAAAACAGATTATATTACTATTTCAGCCTTGTTACCAGTGTGTGGCTCTGCTCAAAATTTGAGGTGGGGAAGAGGGCTTCATGGTATGGTAGTAAAATCTGGACTGGAATCAAATGTCTGTGTGTGCAATAGTCTCCTAAGTATGTATTCTCAGGCTGGAAAATCTGAGGATGCAGAGTTTGTATTTCATAAAATGCGAGAGAGAGATTTGATTTCATGGAATTCCATGATGGCAAGCCATGTTGACAATGGAAATTATCCACGTGCCTTAGAACTTTTGATTGAGATGCTTCAAACAAGAAAGGCGACAAACTATGTAACCTTCACTACTGCATTATCTGCCTGTTATAATTTAGAAACATTAAAGATTGTTCATGCCTTTGTGATTCTTCTTGGTCTCCATCACAATTTGATCATAGGTAATGCATTGGTTACCATGTATGGGAAATTTGGTTCCATGGCTGCTGCACAAAGGGTGTGCAAAATTATGCCTGACAGAGATGAAGTGACTTGGAATGCACTAATAGGTGGACATGCTGATAACAAAGAACCTAATGCAGCGATTGAAGCCTTCAATTTGTTGAGAGAAGAAGGTGTGCCTGTAAACTACATTACTATTGTTAATCTTCTCAGTGCTTTTTTGTCTCCTGATGACCTTTTGGATCATGGAATGCCCATCCATGCACATATAGTTGTAGCAGGCTTTGAATTAGAAACATTTGTCCAAAGCTCCCTAATTACAATGTATGCCCAGTGTGGTGATCTTAATACAAGTAACTATATTTTTGACGTATTAGCTAATAAGAATTCTAGTACTTGGAATGCCATTCTTTCTGCAAATGCTCATTATGGACCTGGTGAGGAGGCACTAAAGCTTATAATAAAGATGAGGAATGATGGGATTCATTTAGATCAGTTTAGCTTCTCTGTAGCTCATGCCATTATCGGTAACTTAACTCTACTGGATGAAGGTCAGCAGCTTCATAGCTTGATTATTAAACATGGGTTTGAGTCAAATGATTATGTTTTAAATGCAACAATGGATATGTATGGAAAATGTGGTGAAATTGATGATGTGTTTAGAATCCTTCCCCAACCAAGAAGCAGGTCACAGAGGTCTTGGAACATTTTAATATCGGCATTAGCCAGGCATGGTTTTTTCCAGCAGGCTAGGGAAGCTTTTCATGAGATGCTTGATCTGGGACTGAGACCAGACCATGTCACTTTTGTTTCACTTTTGTCTGCATGCAGCCATGGGGGTTTGGTGGACGAGGGTCTTGCATACTTCTCTTCAATGTCTACCAAATTTGGTGTCCCCACCGGAATAGAACATTGTGTATGCATAATTGACCTTCTTGGGAGAGCAGGAAAGCTTACCGAGGCtgaaaatttcattaataaGATGCCAGTTCCACCAACTGACCTCGTCTGGCGTAGCCTGTTGGCTGCTTGTAAAATACATGGCAATTTGGAGCTTGCGAGGAAAGCTGCTGACCGTCTTTTCGAGCTGGACTCATCCGATGATTCGGCCTATGTTCTTTATTCAAATGTCTGTGCATCAACCCGAAGGTGGAGAGATGTGGAGAATGTGAGAAAGCAAATGGAATCACACAATATAAAGAAGAAACCTGCCTGTAGTTGGGTCAAGTTGAAAAACCAGGTTACTACTTTTGGAATGGGAGACCAGTATCATCCACAAAATGCAGAAATCTATGCAAAGTTGGAAGAGCTCAAAAAGATTATCAGAGAGGCAGGCTATATGCCCGACACAAGCTATTCATTGCAAGATACAGACGAAGAACAAAAGGAGCATAATCTTTGGAACCATAGTGAGAGAATTGCTCTTGCATTTGGGTTGATCAATAGCTCAGAAGGTTCACCTCttagaatatttaaaaatcTCCGTGTCTGTGGTGATTGCCACTCTGTTTTCAAGATGGTTAGTCAAATAATTGGCAGGAAAATCATATTAAGGGATGCATACCGGTTTCACCATTTCAGTAGTGGCAAGTGTTCCTGTTCGGACTATTGGTGA